The Micromonospora sp. WMMD961 genome has a segment encoding these proteins:
- a CDS encoding DNA recombination protein RmuC — protein sequence MDVSTLLLVIVCLGAGGAVGWLAARSRSAADIARLDATLAATREGEGRLEQSMRALSYEATAQSQEAVARAVAPLHDTLRRYEQRVAELEHDRVDAYAELREQVRSMSTVSGELRTETKQLVAALRAPQVRGRWGEHQLRRIVEAAGMLEHCDFAEQVTAATDQQVVRPDLVVRLHGGRSVVVDAKAPFDAYLTAMESRDERGRDTHLDAHARHLRGHVDALAAKSYWSAFDSSPEFVVLFVPADPFLDVALQRDPTLLEHAFTRNVVLATPATLVALLRTVAYSWRQEALARNALAVHTLARELYGRLSTLGDHVGKLGSSLAGAVTAYNRAVGSLEARVLVSARKLAELGVSDDELATPGQVELTPRQPQAPELVDPADEVPTR from the coding sequence ATGGACGTCTCGACGCTGCTCCTGGTGATCGTGTGCCTCGGTGCCGGCGGGGCGGTGGGCTGGCTCGCCGCGCGTTCCCGGTCGGCGGCCGACATCGCCCGCCTCGATGCCACCCTGGCCGCCACCCGCGAGGGCGAAGGCCGGTTGGAGCAGTCCATGCGGGCCCTCAGCTACGAGGCCACCGCGCAGTCCCAGGAGGCGGTGGCCCGGGCGGTCGCCCCGTTGCACGACACCCTGCGCCGCTACGAGCAACGGGTGGCCGAGCTGGAGCACGACCGGGTCGACGCGTACGCCGAGCTGCGCGAGCAGGTCCGCTCGATGAGCACGGTCTCCGGTGAGCTGCGCACCGAGACCAAGCAGTTGGTGGCGGCGCTGCGGGCACCGCAGGTGCGGGGCCGCTGGGGCGAGCACCAGCTGCGCCGGATCGTCGAGGCAGCCGGGATGCTTGAGCACTGCGACTTCGCCGAACAGGTCACCGCCGCCACCGACCAGCAGGTCGTCCGGCCGGACCTGGTGGTCCGGCTGCACGGCGGACGATCGGTGGTGGTGGACGCCAAGGCGCCGTTCGACGCCTACCTGACGGCCATGGAGTCGCGCGACGAGCGCGGCCGGGACACCCACCTCGACGCGCACGCCCGGCACCTGCGTGGGCACGTCGACGCCCTGGCCGCGAAATCGTACTGGTCGGCGTTCGACAGCTCACCGGAGTTCGTGGTGCTGTTCGTCCCCGCCGACCCGTTCCTCGACGTCGCGCTCCAGCGTGATCCGACGCTGCTGGAGCACGCCTTCACGCGCAACGTGGTGCTGGCCACGCCGGCCACGCTCGTCGCCCTGCTCCGCACGGTCGCCTACTCGTGGCGGCAGGAGGCGCTGGCCCGGAACGCGCTCGCGGTGCACACTCTGGCCCGCGAGCTGTACGGGCGGCTTTCCACCCTGGGCGACCACGTGGGCAAGCTCGGGTCGTCGCTGGCCGGTGCCGTGACCGCGTACAACCGGGCTGTCGGCTCGTTGGAGGCGCGGGTGCTGGTCAGCGCCCGCAAGCTCGCCGAGTTGGGCGTCTCGGACGATGAGTTGGCGAC